A genomic region of Anas platyrhynchos isolate ZD024472 breed Pekin duck chromosome 9, IASCAAS_PekinDuck_T2T, whole genome shotgun sequence contains the following coding sequences:
- the NEU2 gene encoding sialidase-2 isoform X2, whose translation MDASVMASIPVLKQETLFRNSTWSYRIPALLYLPRFSIILAFAEEREDVVDEHAKLIAMRRGMYDPTTHHVQCVSFLSPFTRPWQWSSMETIVSAQLKDHRSMNPCPVYDEVSGKLILFFIAVPGKISEQHQLRTKTNLVRLCYITSMDQGRTWSTVQDITEGTISSEYKNWATFAVGPGHGLQLLNEARSLVIPAYAYRILDPKQHPTPHAFCFISSDHGTTWEMGNFVGKESAVECQVAEVHTCGRRVLYCNARSSKGARIQAVSYNHGVDFEGGQRVEMLVEPPFGCHGSVTAFPPPRDARCQDSWLLYTHPTDPKGRRDLGIYLNKTPLNPEQWTKPSILFKGLCAYSDLQYMGVGPDGSPLFSCLFEYGTQQQCEEIIFVMFTLKQAFPSEC comes from the exons CGTGATGGCTTCAATTCCTGTCCTGAAGCAAGAGACGTTGTTCCGGAACAGTACATGGAGCTACCGAATTCCAGCCCTGCTCTACCTGCCGCGTTTCAGCATCATCCTGGCATTTGCTGAAGAACGAGAGGATGTGGTAGATGAACATGCCAAGCTGATAGCAATGCGCAGAGGCATGTATGACCCAACCACGCACCATGTTCAG TGTGTTTCATTCTTGTCTCCCTTCACACGGCCCTGGCAGTGGAGTAGCATGGAGACCATTGTCAGTGCACAGCTGAAAGATCACCGCTCTATGAATCCCTGTCCTGTTTATGACGAGGTCTCAGGGAAACTGATCCTGTTCTTCATAGCCGTCCCAGGAAAGATCTCTGAGCAGCACCAGCTCAGGACGAAGACCAACCTGGTGCGTCTCTGCTACATCACTAGCATGGACCAAGGACGCACCTGGAGCACTGTCCAGGATATCACCGAGGGTACCATTAGCTCCGAGTACAAGAACTGGGCCACCTTCGCAGTGGGGCCAGGCCACGGATTACAGCTGCTCAATGAGGCCCGGAGCCTTGTGATTCCTGCCTATGCCTATCGTATCCTTGACCCTAAGCAGCACCCCACCCCTCACGCCTTCTGCTTCATCAGCTCTGACCATGGGACGACATGGGAGATGGGGAACTTTGTGGGGAAGGAGAGTGCAGTGGAGTGCCAGGTAGCTGAGGTACACACCTGTGGCAGGAGGGTGCTCTACTGCAACGCAAGGAGCAGCAAGGGAGCGAGAATCCAGGCCGTCAGCTACAACCACGGGGTGGATTTTGAGGGAGGCCAACGGGTTGAAATGCTTGTAGAGCCTCCCTTTGGATGTCATGGAAGTGTTACTGCCTTCCCACCTCCCCGTGATGCCAGGTGCCAAGATAGTTGGTTGCTCTACACTCATCCTACAGACCCAAAGGGTCGAAGAGATTTAGGAATTTACCTCAATAAAACCCCTTTAAACCCAGAACAGTGGACAAAACCAAGCATCCTCTTCAAGGGTTTATGTGCTTATTCAGATCTGCAGTACATGGGGGTTGGGCCAGATGGCTCACCCTTGTTCTCCTGCCTTTTTGAATATGGGACTCAACAGCAATGTGAAGAGATAATATTTGTAATGTTCACTCTGAAGCAAGCCTTCCCATCTGAGTGCTGA
- the NEU2 gene encoding sialidase-2 isoform X3 gives MASIPVLKQETLFRNSTWSYRIPALLYLPRFSIILAFAEEREDVVDEHAKLIAMRRGMYDPTTHHVQCVSFLSPFTRPWQWSSMETIVSAQLKDHRSMNPCPVYDEVSGKLILFFIAVPGKISEQHQLRTKTNLVRLCYITSMDQGRTWSTVQDITEGTISSEYKNWATFAVGPGHGLQLLNEARSLVIPAYAYRILDPKQHPTPHAFCFISSDHGTTWEMGNFVGKESAVECQVAEVHTCGRRVLYCNARSSKGARIQAVSYNHGVDFEGGQRVEMLVEPPFGCHGSVTAFPPPRDARCQDSWLLYTHPTDPKGRRDLGIYLNKTPLNPEQWTKPSILFKGLCAYSDLQYMGVGPDGSPLFSCLFEYGTQQQCEEIIFVMFTLKQAFPSEC, from the exons ATGGCTTCAATTCCTGTCCTGAAGCAAGAGACGTTGTTCCGGAACAGTACATGGAGCTACCGAATTCCAGCCCTGCTCTACCTGCCGCGTTTCAGCATCATCCTGGCATTTGCTGAAGAACGAGAGGATGTGGTAGATGAACATGCCAAGCTGATAGCAATGCGCAGAGGCATGTATGACCCAACCACGCACCATGTTCAG TGTGTTTCATTCTTGTCTCCCTTCACACGGCCCTGGCAGTGGAGTAGCATGGAGACCATTGTCAGTGCACAGCTGAAAGATCACCGCTCTATGAATCCCTGTCCTGTTTATGACGAGGTCTCAGGGAAACTGATCCTGTTCTTCATAGCCGTCCCAGGAAAGATCTCTGAGCAGCACCAGCTCAGGACGAAGACCAACCTGGTGCGTCTCTGCTACATCACTAGCATGGACCAAGGACGCACCTGGAGCACTGTCCAGGATATCACCGAGGGTACCATTAGCTCCGAGTACAAGAACTGGGCCACCTTCGCAGTGGGGCCAGGCCACGGATTACAGCTGCTCAATGAGGCCCGGAGCCTTGTGATTCCTGCCTATGCCTATCGTATCCTTGACCCTAAGCAGCACCCCACCCCTCACGCCTTCTGCTTCATCAGCTCTGACCATGGGACGACATGGGAGATGGGGAACTTTGTGGGGAAGGAGAGTGCAGTGGAGTGCCAGGTAGCTGAGGTACACACCTGTGGCAGGAGGGTGCTCTACTGCAACGCAAGGAGCAGCAAGGGAGCGAGAATCCAGGCCGTCAGCTACAACCACGGGGTGGATTTTGAGGGAGGCCAACGGGTTGAAATGCTTGTAGAGCCTCCCTTTGGATGTCATGGAAGTGTTACTGCCTTCCCACCTCCCCGTGATGCCAGGTGCCAAGATAGTTGGTTGCTCTACACTCATCCTACAGACCCAAAGGGTCGAAGAGATTTAGGAATTTACCTCAATAAAACCCCTTTAAACCCAGAACAGTGGACAAAACCAAGCATCCTCTTCAAGGGTTTATGTGCTTATTCAGATCTGCAGTACATGGGGGTTGGGCCAGATGGCTCACCCTTGTTCTCCTGCCTTTTTGAATATGGGACTCAACAGCAATGTGAAGAGATAATATTTGTAATGTTCACTCTGAAGCAAGCCTTCCCATCTGAGTGCTGA
- the NEU2 gene encoding sialidase-2 isoform X1 yields MASIPVLKQETLFRNSTWSYRIPALLYLPRFSIILAFAEEREDVVDEHAKLIAMRRGMYDPTTHHVQWSSMETIVSAQLKDHRSMNPCPVYDEVSGKLILFFIAVPGKISEQHQLRTKTNLVRLCYITSMDQGRTWSTVQDITEGTISSEYKNWATFAVGPGHGLQLLNEARSLVIPAYAYRILDPKQHPTPHAFCFISSDHGTTWEMGNFVGKESAVECQVAEVHTCGRRVLYCNARSSKGARIQAVSYNHGVDFEGGQRVEMLVEPPFGCHGSVTAFPPPRDARCQDSWLLYTHPTDPKGRRDLGIYLNKTPLNPEQWTKPSILFKGLCAYSDLQYMGVGPDGSPLFSCLFEYGTQQQCEEIIFVMFTLKQAFPSEC; encoded by the exons ATGGCTTCAATTCCTGTCCTGAAGCAAGAGACGTTGTTCCGGAACAGTACATGGAGCTACCGAATTCCAGCCCTGCTCTACCTGCCGCGTTTCAGCATCATCCTGGCATTTGCTGAAGAACGAGAGGATGTGGTAGATGAACATGCCAAGCTGATAGCAATGCGCAGAGGCATGTATGACCCAACCACGCACCATGTTCAG TGGAGTAGCATGGAGACCATTGTCAGTGCACAGCTGAAAGATCACCGCTCTATGAATCCCTGTCCTGTTTATGACGAGGTCTCAGGGAAACTGATCCTGTTCTTCATAGCCGTCCCAGGAAAGATCTCTGAGCAGCACCAGCTCAGGACGAAGACCAACCTGGTGCGTCTCTGCTACATCACTAGCATGGACCAAGGACGCACCTGGAGCACTGTCCAGGATATCACCGAGGGTACCATTAGCTCCGAGTACAAGAACTGGGCCACCTTCGCAGTGGGGCCAGGCCACGGATTACAGCTGCTCAATGAGGCCCGGAGCCTTGTGATTCCTGCCTATGCCTATCGTATCCTTGACCCTAAGCAGCACCCCACCCCTCACGCCTTCTGCTTCATCAGCTCTGACCATGGGACGACATGGGAGATGGGGAACTTTGTGGGGAAGGAGAGTGCAGTGGAGTGCCAGGTAGCTGAGGTACACACCTGTGGCAGGAGGGTGCTCTACTGCAACGCAAGGAGCAGCAAGGGAGCGAGAATCCAGGCCGTCAGCTACAACCACGGGGTGGATTTTGAGGGAGGCCAACGGGTTGAAATGCTTGTAGAGCCTCCCTTTGGATGTCATGGAAGTGTTACTGCCTTCCCACCTCCCCGTGATGCCAGGTGCCAAGATAGTTGGTTGCTCTACACTCATCCTACAGACCCAAAGGGTCGAAGAGATTTAGGAATTTACCTCAATAAAACCCCTTTAAACCCAGAACAGTGGACAAAACCAAGCATCCTCTTCAAGGGTTTATGTGCTTATTCAGATCTGCAGTACATGGGGGTTGGGCCAGATGGCTCACCCTTGTTCTCCTGCCTTTTTGAATATGGGACTCAACAGCAATGTGAAGAGATAATATTTGTAATGTTCACTCTGAAGCAAGCCTTCCCATCTGAGTGCTGA